A region of the Candidatus Zixiibacteriota bacterium genome:
CGAATGCCACCATAATTAAGTTCAGCACCCATCGACGCACTCTCCATCCACGACGGCTTTCTGTGCCATCGGGTACGAGCATAAGGGTGACATATCGTGATTCACGCATCAGACCTTGTCAATCCGTTTGAAAAGGTCCCATAGCCGGTCGAGGTCATCCTCGCCATAGTAATCAATTTCAATGCGGCCACGTTTAAGACCGGGATGAATCTTGACCGAGGTCCCAAGCAGTTGTTTGAGACTCGTTTCGACTTCGGCTAAAGCAGGAAGATGGCGTTTTGGAAGAAGCCGTTTCTTTTTCGCGCGAGGTGAAATTGATTCCTGCTCGGTCTGACGCACCGAAAGCGAACCATTGATGATCCGATCGGCCATTTCCAGCATCTTCGGTTCCGATTCAAGGGCCAGCATGGCGCGCCCATGCCCTTCGCTAAGCGCTCCAGCGCGAAGCAGTTGCTGGATTTGTGGGGGGAGGGTAAGCAGACGCATTGTGTTGGCAATGACCACACGCCCTTTTCCGATTTTATTCGCCAACTGCTGTTGCGTGAAATTGCAATGCTCGATGAGCCGGCGGTAGGCTTCAGCAAGTTCGATCGGATTTAAATCCTGCCTGTGAATATTTTCGACGAGCGCAAGTTCCAGCATTTTGGTATCATCGGAAGCATCCATAATAACAACCGGGACTTCGGCAAATCCCGCAAGTCTCGCGGCGCGGTAGCGTCGC
Encoded here:
- a CDS encoding ParB/RepB/Spo0J family partition protein, with product MTKLVLGKGLGALIPTDDGSSVVTEFTQFAMLVLDEIAPNPMQPRHEFDTDKLNELAQSLKENGLMQPLVVKKAASGYTIIAGERRYRAARLAGFAEVPVVIMDASDDTKMLELALVENIHRQDLNPIELAEAYRRLIEHCNFTQQQLANKIGKGRVVIANTMRLLTLPPQIQQLLRAGALSEGHGRAMLALESEPKMLEMADRIINGSLSVRQTEQESISPRAKKKRLLPKRHLPALAEVETSLKQLLGTSVKIHPGLKRGRIEIDYYGEDDLDRLWDLFKRIDKV